AATAACGCTTTTTTAAATGGAGACTTACAAGAAGATGTTTTCATGGAACAACCTCCTGGGTATGAGCATCATCAAGATGGAGCAACATTGGTTTGTAAGCTACTAAAGGCTTTGTATGGGCTTAAACAAGCGCCACGTGCTTGGTTTGAGAAGCTCAAAGTCTACTTGCTTTCAGAAGGGTTTGTTGTGATCAAATCTGATCATCTTTATTCACTAAGATTGTAGGGACTAATGTGATTTATCTTTTAGTCTACGTCGATGATATTATCATCACTAGAAGCAATGAGTCTGCTTTGAAAGACATGGGGTTGTTGCATAGAAGTTACCTATACTTCTTAGGGATTATATCTTTCTCCGCTCAAGTATATTGTAGATTTACTGCAGAAGAGTGGTATGGATCAAGCACATGAGTCACTATTATTCGACTAGAACTAGCATTTGCTGTAAACAAAATCTGTCAATTCATGCATAAACCTTTGAATACTCATTTCAAGGCTTTAAAGCATATCTTGTAATACTTAAGTGCAGGGACGAGGCTAAAAAATTTTGTTAGCggggccgaaattaaattgtaattttatgatattaaaaatataattttatcattttaatagcctatatctttataatttgtaaagtactgaatcaattttttatcatttaggagggtcaaagtacaattttacttttgctaatttaaaattttaaaaattttaaaattcctaaatGAAACCCCTACGCCCCTGCTTGCACTACTTCGCACTATGGTTTGTGTTTTAAACCTGCTCAACGCATGGCTATTACTGGTTTGGTTGATGCTAATTGGGAGTCTGATATTGATGACAGAAGTCATACAACAGGCTAATGTTTGTATCTTGGTGGTAATCCAGTCTCATGGTGCTCCAAGAAACAGCAGGTTGTCTCTCGAAGTACTGCAGAGGTTGAGTATCGGAGTGTGGCCTATGCCACTGCTGATGTCTTATGGCTTGAATCTTTGCTTGGAGAATTACAAGTTCAACTTGATGATCGAATCATTCTTTGGAGTGATAATTCTAGTATCGTTGCTGTGTTTGCAAATCCTGTTCTTCATTCTAAATTCAAGCATTTTGAGCTTGACTTATTTTTTATAAGGGAAAAGGTGGTTGCAGGCAAACTTTTTGTTGGTCAAGTTCCGACTCAGGACCAAGTTGCAAACATTCTGATCAAAACCCTTAtctgcatctttctttcttaagTTTCGAGACAAGCTTGGTATTTGTGTTATTCCTTCTATTTGAAGTGAGTTGTTTGGTAAGATGGGTGAATGTTAAGGATAGTCGGTAGAAGTTAGTCAAGAGTAGTTGttagtcaaaatttttatatagttggttcaattttaagtatttacatATTCTTGTATAAATAGCTATAGAgactttattataaaaaaataatctttgcatattaataatattttaatatcaaatatcTTTATTCTTGTATGTTTAGTGTATCTCGATACATATTGTTTTCACCtataaattaattgatgaaatgaGAAACAACTCAACAAGgagttaaaaaaaatgtatatttatagaTCATTAATGGTGGATCAAAATTAAATGGAAGATTCTTTGGTGAAAGCAAAGCAAGCTAGCAAAGCTAGTAGTAAAATATTTCACCTACATAAAAACAAAGCAATACTGTCTTGGGATTAATCAAAAACTTTTCTAAGGTCAAAAGCAAACAACAAGGCACCAACTCAAGCAGCTATTACTTCAAACAATTCATTGCATGttactatgtttttttttatgatttaattatctGATCTTAAGAACTATTCAACACCCAGAAGCTCAAATCATTGTTCTGTTTTCTTACTTCTTTAGTGTTCTTCATTAAATGTGTCTGCAATTTACGACCACATTAAAAACAAGACCACCTAACACTTCGTTCTCACACAcacactctctctctctcacctCCCTTATCTCACTCTTCAACATGGTTTTTCTCTCTGTCTCTGGTCTTTTTCTGCATCTTTGACCTTCTCTTTACTTAATATAACTTCCAATCGCTACTCTGTGTTGTACTTTCTTTGCAACTTCCCAACCCAAATAAAGCTCAAGATTCTCACTTTTAGCGACCCTTTTTTTTCCCCGGTTTGTATCTTCTTTACTAGTTGCTAAGCATTATCTTCTCGCTTCTCACTCTCAGCTCCTTGGTGTGATGTAGTGTCTTGTTATGAGCTTTTGAGCTTGTTTCACTTGATTTGGGTTTCTGTTTATCTCAATGGACATGGGTTTTGAACTTCATTCATTGGCTGCTTAGATTAGTTTAAAAAGGAAGCATCTTTGTAAGTATCCCATTGCTAAAttagttgaatttttttcagTGTTAAAACTATATCCATGTGTACTCCTCTAGCTCATCCAAGCATTGCAACTTGCTGTAGAAGTTCTCTATAGCTGTTGTTGGTCCCATTCTGATATATTCTGAGATTTGTTGTGGGGTGGGCTTGGGGACTTCATTTGAAGGAATGCAGAGATTCAGTTCAGTAATTTTGTTGTTTCTGGTAGTGACTGCATTAGCACAATCTGATTTTGAAGCACTCTTAGAGCTCAAGAAGGGCATAGAGAAAGACCCTTCTGGTAAAGTCATCGATTCATGGGACTCTAAGTCCTTGGCATCTGATGGGTGTCCTCGGAATTGGTTTGGCATCACCTGTAATGAAGGCCATGTGACTGCAATCACCCTAAACGGCTTGGGTTTGGTTGGAAACTTCAGTTTCCCTGTCATTGTTGGTCTTAAATTGCTTAGAAATTTGTCCATCTCAAGCAACCAGTTGACAGGGACCATCTCAAACATAGGTTCAATTCGTTCACTCCAATTTTTGGACCTCTCGGTTAATGCTTTTCATGGGGTTATACCATCAGGCATTGCCAATTTAAAAGATTTGGTTCTTCTGAATCTTTCTTCAAATAGTTTTGATGGCACATTTCCCTCTGGGTTTAGCAATCTTAAGAGGTTGAAATACTTAGATTTACGATCTAATGTCTTTTCTGGGGATATCATGAAACTTTTGTCCCAATTGCAAAGTGCGGTGCATGTGGATTTGAGCAGCAATCAGTTATCTGGTTCACTGGACTTGGGACTTGGaacctcccattttatttcttcaattcagTATTTAAATATAAGCCAGAATTTGTTGGTTGGAGAGCTCTTTGCTCATGATGGAATGCCGTACTTTGACAGTTTAGAAGTGTTGGATGCTAGTAATAATCAGTTAGTGGGAACCATACCTACCTTCAATTTCATAGTCTCTTTGAGGATTCTTCGGCTTGGGAGCAACCGCTTGTCAGGATCACTACCAGAAGCTCTTTTGCAAGAAAGCTCCATGATCTTATCTGAACTTGACCTCAGCCTTAATCAACTCGAAGGTATTCCCTTTTTAAACAGCCTAGTGTAACTTTAGTGAGCAATTGTATCTGTTAATGTATATTCTGCCACCCATTCCTAGTCTGcgatgtatttatatatttcgcTCTGCATTGCTAATTAAGTTTTGCTGTTTTTTTCATACGCTGCAATGACATTCCGGAGTGTTACATCATGCCTCTTTACATGTAGCATTTTCtgattaaataatataagaCGCTCCCTGTTTTTCCAGATTTCCGAAAGTATTGTACTCTCCATAACTTTAACTAGACAGTGCTAGAAAATGCATGCTTTTTTTCTGGCTTGCCAAACCGGAAATGAAGTTTGTCTTGGATCACAAGATAAATGAAGACATTACAATAAGTGTCTGAAAATATTATTAGGTTCTGTCTATCTATTTAGGATATGCAGTTCAAAGTCAATTGTACAAGGTTTCATATGCCAATTACTTTGGTCAGTGATTGCTGAAGCTATGATTTTCTATCTGTGGCAGAACCTGCTGCCCCACTGTATTATGTTTTCAAACACTCTTGTGATTTTTTcttattcatgaaaatttttgcaTCCGTGGTAGGGCCGGTGGGGAGTATAACCTCAACAACGCTAAAGAAGCTCAACATATCATCAAACAAACTCTCAGGGTCCTTGCCTTATAGGATAGGGCACTGTGCTGTCATAGATCTCAGTAACAACCTGCTCTCAGGGGACTTGTCCAGAATCCAAGGTTGGGGGAATTATGTGGAAGTTATTGAATTGAGTTCAAACTCACTAACCGGGACCTTGCCGGACAAAACTTCTGAGTTTTTAAGGTTGACTGCCTTCAAGGTCTGTAACAATTCATTACAAGGTGTTCTCCCATCAATTTTAGCTACATACCCGGAATTGAAGATCGTCGATCTTAGTGTCAACCGCCTTAACGGATCTCTCCTTCCAAGCTTCTTCATGTCAACAAAGTTGACTGATCTCAATCTCTCAGGCAATAACTTTACTGGTTCGATACCTCTTCAGGACATAAAGAACCTGCCTTCTGTAAGTTCTGCTGGAAATTTGAGCCTGTTGACTCTTGATCTGTCTCATAACTCATTAACTGGCAACTTGCCCCCCGAAATCGCCAAGTTCCATAACCTGGAAATTCTTAACCTATCCGATAACAAACTTGAGGGCAGCATCCCTGATGGTCTTCCTAATGAACTGAAAGGATTCAATGTGTCTCTTAATAATTTCTCTGGTGCTATACCCAACAACTTGAGGGGGTTTCCTGATTCATCATTCCATCCAGGAAACTCCTTATTGAAATTTGGTTCTTTTCCATTGTCACCGAAAGGTTCTTCCGACCTGAATTTGAAGCCTCACAGGTCTCAGATAAAACCTGTCACCAGAATTATCTTGATTGTCGGCTTGGTTGGCGGTGCTGCTATAATAGCTCTTGTGTGTGTAATGATTTACTATAGGAACAACTGGCAGGAAACTAGGAGTGAGGGTTTGAAAAGAAATGTTGGTAAAGAAACCGTATGTCAAGGAGAGTATTCCCTTTCTCATACATCAGTACCTTACAGAAGCAAGGATACATCATCTTCCTCATTTAGCTTTCGCCAAGAACTTTTGTCATCGTCCAAAAAGAGCTCTGCATTTGATCATGGGAACAGTTCATTCATTTTAAATGACCCAAAATATCTTGGTCACCTTGAGTCCACGAGAAGAGATGAAGGATTGGCTTCACCAATGTCCATCTTGTCATCTTCAAATGCATCTCCATCTAAAGCTGAATTTCCATTTGAGAGTTCCAGTGCACTAAAGGTTCGTTCTCCTGATAAACTAGCTGGGGATCTGCATCTCTTTGATGGATCTCTGGCGTTGACAGCAGACGAACTTTCACGTGCTCCGGCTGAAGTTATTGGAAGGAGTTGCCATGGGACATTGTATAAAGCCACACTTGACTCGGGTAACGTATTGGCTATCAAATGGTTAAAGGAAGGGATAGCAAAAGGTAAAAAGGAATTCGCAAGGGAGGTAAAGAAACTCGGGTACATCAAACACCCAAACTTAGTTTCTCTTCAGGGTTATTACTGGGGTCCCAAGGAGCATGAGAAGTTGatcatatcaaattatgtaaatgcACGATGTTTGGCCTTCTATCTTCAAGGTAAGATTCTGTTCATTGTGTGATTATAGGCTTCCAAACTAGAAATTACTGCATTTTATACCTTTCGTAGCCTCTGGAGAAGGATTATGATGATGAAAAGCCAATTTTTTGCCCCACTCTCCAGTATGCCTAGATTAGATGACAATTTCCGTGCTGGCCAAATTTTCAGGATCTGGATTTTTCATTCATACCGTGCATTGTTaataaacaaagaaagaaacTGCCTCTATTATCGTAGTTTAGGTACTAGGGAATTTGAATCAAGTAATGCTGTTATAGAAATATAATCAATGAGTCTAAAGCTGGATTAATAAGTGATATTATAAGCAATTATGAAGACAACTCCTAAATATATGCTAGATATTTgcttattttattgaaatgacTCTGTTTCAGTTAAACTAAAGCACTGTCTTGTTTTTACATTAAGGTCATTTGATCTTGTAGATTGAACTGAATGCAAGAATACCCTTACATAAGCCATTCTTTCTGCTTTTCTCATGGATAAatgatttcttttaatatatacttttttatcATTGTCTCAAACTGCAGTGCGGTGCATATGTGGTGGAGTTTGTGTTTCACAATTAACTTCTTTTAAATTCTTCTGCAGAGACAGAGCCAAGAAAATTGCCACCCTTGTCCCTGGACGAACGGCTTAGGGTTGCTATAGATGTGGCTCGGTGTCTGAGCTACCTACACAATGAGAGAGCAATACCCCATGGCAACCTTAAGTCAACAAACATTTTACTAGAAACTCCTAATTTGACTGCACGCCTCACTGATTACAGTCTCCATCGGATACTGACATCAGCTGGCACAGCTGAACAAGTTCTGAATGCAGGTGCCCTTGGCTATCGGCCCCCTGAGTTTGCTAGCTCAAGTAAACCATGTCCATCCTTGAAAAGTGATGTGTATGCCTTTGGGGTCATATTGATGGAGCTTCTAACTGGAAAAAGTTCAGGAGAGATAGTTTCGGGGAGCACAGGTATGGTTGATCTAACCGACTGGGTGAGGTTGTTAGCATCGGAAAACCGTGCCGATGACTGCTTTGATCCTATGATATTGGAAAAGGATAACATGGAACAAACACATAGAACACTCGACGCCATGCTACAAGTGGCACTGAGATGCATCCTACCGGCTCAAGAGAGACCCGATATGAAATCAGTTTACGAAGATCTCTCGGTAATTGTGTTACAGAAAAGTAAACAAAAGGGGTTCTAACTATGTAGTTTAACTACTAACCCCACATTGATTGGTTAATTACTATCATAAGTTGGAATTCAAGTCTCGGATTGTGTTCTCTGGCTCGAAATTCGTACCGTAAATATCATTTTGGATAGGGTTAGTAGGAAGAAATAAAGTTTCATTGTAGATGGTGGGTTAACCACTCCTTTTTAACCCTTGTCTATGAATGTAACTTTAGGAATAGATTTCATTGACTCATTCTGTGAAATATAACCATAAgccttcatatatatataaccctatgtttctttacaaattgaaaatatcCGTATCAAGCATGCATGCATCAATGTTTGGTAGTCGAATGGACAATGAACAATTGAGAGAGTGATACTAAGCAAGTCCTGGAACACCAATGTAGAATGTGAGTGGAGATGCTTTTTGCAGCCGGTGTTTGAACTTCCTAACCAGATTTACAGGGTCAAAAATGGTAGTCTAGATTCGGTTTATGTGGCAGCCATTGAAGGCCTGATGAAGAACATCAATCCAGGCTATCAGGTTTGAAAATGTTTGGGGGGCTTTTGGATTTGTGGGACATTATTGTCCTTCAggctttttcactttttaaatcCAAGGCTTCTTCATCATTTAGGTCCACAAAAGGGTCCACTCTGATTTATCCTGATAACATCGTTAAATAAATCTGAACTagataagttttaaaaataacctcttacttttataattcaaatttatttttcaaagttaaagaGCATTAATGCTATAAATCATGccaaaacaaaataagcatAGATTAAGCTTCTTCTAATTGTATAATTACCaactttcattcaatttcaaaagtacTGATTGCAGCAAATATTTCAGTTTCGGTAAAGAAAATTGAGATAAATAAAGAGTAATTATTACGTCCACTTCtagtataataaaaaaacttcataaatgaatttaagaattttttaattattttttatactctaaaaataaatcacatcAACCTGGATccatttgtaaaatttttttattagtgtATAAGATGAATATAATGTTAAAACTATACACATTATAATTTCTATAgttttggtttcttttcttcatctttcaACATCAAATATTCAGAATAGACAAACCTAACCAAGCATATAAGAAATATTCTCCAACtgccccattttatttttatttttattgtaatccggcatttgattttttttaaactaaggTTTTGAAGTCTTTTTGGGTCTTtcctaaaataattaatataaaaaatttaaaataaaattggcaATGAGTGTTAGCAAAATAGTTTTAAAgtgtattaataaattaatcatatagtATTGTAATTGTCTATAattattggataaaaatattaatttatatggtaacttaaaagaaaatttaaaacgaAATGTTGAGCTTAACCGATTAATTCGTTGTTTGAAGATAGCTTccatcaaatttaaatttcattctcAGCATTTaatattccttttatttttctttaccaaTCAAATCAGATAAACCACCTCCCGACGAGGTGAATATTTGCTCCAAATGT
This sequence is a window from Gossypium raimondii isolate GPD5lz chromosome 5, ASM2569854v1, whole genome shotgun sequence. Protein-coding genes within it:
- the LOC105770103 gene encoding probable inactive receptor kinase At5g10020; the encoded protein is MQRFSSVILLFLVVTALAQSDFEALLELKKGIEKDPSGKVIDSWDSKSLASDGCPRNWFGITCNEGHVTAITLNGLGLVGNFSFPVIVGLKLLRNLSISSNQLTGTISNIGSIRSLQFLDLSVNAFHGVIPSGIANLKDLVLLNLSSNSFDGTFPSGFSNLKRLKYLDLRSNVFSGDIMKLLSQLQSAVHVDLSSNQLSGSLDLGLGTSHFISSIQYLNISQNLLVGELFAHDGMPYFDSLEVLDASNNQLVGTIPTFNFIVSLRILRLGSNRLSGSLPEALLQESSMILSELDLSLNQLEGPVGSITSTTLKKLNISSNKLSGSLPYRIGHCAVIDLSNNLLSGDLSRIQGWGNYVEVIELSSNSLTGTLPDKTSEFLRLTAFKVCNNSLQGVLPSILATYPELKIVDLSVNRLNGSLLPSFFMSTKLTDLNLSGNNFTGSIPLQDIKNLPSVSSAGNLSLLTLDLSHNSLTGNLPPEIAKFHNLEILNLSDNKLEGSIPDGLPNELKGFNVSLNNFSGAIPNNLRGFPDSSFHPGNSLLKFGSFPLSPKGSSDLNLKPHRSQIKPVTRIILIVGLVGGAAIIALVCVMIYYRNNWQETRSEGLKRNVGKETVCQGEYSLSHTSVPYRSKDTSSSSFSFRQELLSSSKKSSAFDHGNSSFILNDPKYLGHLESTRRDEGLASPMSILSSSNASPSKAEFPFESSSALKVRSPDKLAGDLHLFDGSLALTADELSRAPAEVIGRSCHGTLYKATLDSGNVLAIKWLKEGIAKGKKEFAREVKKLGYIKHPNLVSLQGYYWGPKEHEKLIISNYVNARCLAFYLQETEPRKLPPLSLDERLRVAIDVARCLSYLHNERAIPHGNLKSTNILLETPNLTARLTDYSLHRILTSAGTAEQVLNAGALGYRPPEFASSSKPCPSLKSDVYAFGVILMELLTGKSSGEIVSGSTGMVDLTDWVRLLASENRADDCFDPMILEKDNMEQTHRTLDAMLQVALRCILPAQERPDMKSVYEDLSVIVLQKSKQKGF